The sequence AATAGGGAATATTAATTATAAAATAGATAAAGAGACATTGGCTGTACTTTGTTTATATTTAAAAAATAGAGAGTATAAGGTATTGAGGGAAATTTGGAGTGAAAAATCAATACAACATGATATGTTTGAGTTTTGTGATTATGCATATGATTACTTTAGTAAAACTTTAATTCCAAGTAAAAGAGAATTTGAGGAAAAAATGCTTGAAAGGCTTAAATGTTCTCCTATAAAAAATTTATTACTATCATTTTATGAGGAATTTAATTATCAATATAAGGTAAGAGTGTCAGAAAAGGATTTTTATTATACTCTTTTTGATAAAGACTATGATATATATTATTTAAAGGATGTTGAGAGTATAGAGTTAAAAGAGATATATAATTATGGAGATATGTTTTTTTATATAGTAGTAGATGGAATAGTTGAATATGAAAAAAAATTAATTCCAGAAAAAAATATGATTGTAACTATGAAAAAAAGTAAAGATTTAAATCTAACATCTTTTGTAAATAAGGCTTCAGTGATAATCTTTGTATTTAAAAAAGAGTTTTTAAATAAATTGAATATTGTATTTGAAGTTGAGGAAACAAAGATATATAGAATATACAATATGTCAATTTTCAACATGATATTGAATTCTAAAATTGAAGATAATAAAACTAGACAAATACTATTTCAAGCTATGCTTTACCTTTTGGAGAAAGTAAAAGGGAAAAAAAATAAGATTTTGAATTATGAATGGATAAAATATAAGGCTGATATAATCAAATTTGTAGAAAATAATGATGATTTAGATGAAAAAGAGCTAGGCAGATTTTTGATTAGAGAACTCAATATGAGTATGGCTAAAACATATATGGTATTCAAATTTCTTTTTGATACAACTCCAACTAAATATATTGAAAAAGAAAAAATATCTAAAAGTTATAAGCTACTTTTAGAAAGTCAGAAAAGTATAGAGGAGATAGCTGATGAACTGGGATATACACTTAAGACCTTTGTAAGAAAATTTGAAGGAGCTAGTGGTTATTCACCAAGTAAATTTAGAAAAATAATGAGGGATTATTAAAATGGTAGCATTCATAGAGTATTTACTAGAAAAGCAAGAATCAAAAGAGAGAATAAGATTTAAAATAGTGAAAAATATAATTTCCAGAATGGGGAGAGAGAATAATTTTGAAATAATAGATAAGGATATTATAAATATAGCTGAACTTATATTTGATTTTAAAATGGAGAAAAGTAATAAAATATATAAAAACTTTATAGAAAATCTAGCAAATTTTTTCTTAAAAGTTATATATTATTATGAAAATGAAAAATTTGAGAGATTTAATTATATTTTACAGGAAGAGGAAGGGATAAATGATAGTTTTAAAACTTGGATAAAGGAGAATAAAAATTTTATATTCAATGTTTGTGAATATCATTTAAAAGAGAGTGAAAGAGAACAGCATGAGATAATATTTTCTAATGAGTATTTTGAGATAACTAGAATATACAAAAAAAGAATGAATGAATGGGGAATACCTAGAGAAAATAATGATGGCTTAGAGGTAAGAATACTGTCACGAGGTGAGGTATATTATAAAAATGGAATATTTTTAAAAGAAGGAGAATATATATTATCAGGACCTCAGTTTAAATTAGATAGGTATAAGATCTTAACTAAAGATGCTGTAATGATTATTGTCAAATTAAAAACAAGTTTTTTAGATAGAGTAAAAGTTGGAGAATTGAAAAAATTAAGGCATTTAAGACTTGTAGTAGATGAAAATAATATGAGAAAATTTCTTGATGAAAGTATATTCAAGGATTCATTTGATTTTTTTATAGATTTGGTTATTACATTATTAAAGATAAATGGCTTAATAGAGAGTGATATATTTTCTGTGTCTCTATTACTAAATGAAGAAGAGGAGATAGAAAAAATATTTCAAATAGTGGAAGAAAATATAAGATTACCAGAAAGTGAGATAAAAGAAAGAATATTAAAAAAAACTAGGTATAGGGCTAAAAAAGTTGATGAGATTGTATATAAAATGTTAAAATTAACTTTAAAAAAGCTCATAATTAGAGAGAAAACAAGATATATTATAGAGGAGTATAGGAATAATAGAAGAGTAGATTTTGAAGAGTTGATTGAAAAATATAATTATTCAAATATGAAAAGTTTGAGGTATAATTTAAATAAAATTTATAATATTTCAATAAAAGAAATCAATCATAAA comes from Fusobacterium necrogenes and encodes:
- a CDS encoding helix-turn-helix domain-containing protein, with the protein product MRESMELLKRYLSFKDYWIISMFRYLNIEIGNINYKIDKETLAVLCLYLKNREYKVLREIWSEKSIQHDMFEFCDYAYDYFSKTLIPSKREFEEKMLERLKCSPIKNLLLSFYEEFNYQYKVRVSEKDFYYTLFDKDYDIYYLKDVESIELKEIYNYGDMFFYIVVDGIVEYEKKLIPEKNMIVTMKKSKDLNLTSFVNKASVIIFVFKKEFLNKLNIVFEVEETKIYRIYNMSIFNMILNSKIEDNKTRQILFQAMLYLLEKVKGKKNKILNYEWIKYKADIIKFVENNDDLDEKELGRFLIRELNMSMAKTYMVFKFLFDTTPTKYIEKEKISKSYKLLLESQKSIEEIADELGYTLKTFVRKFEGASGYSPSKFRKIMRDY